One window of the Trypanosoma brucei gambiense DAL972 chromosome 5, complete sequence genome contains the following:
- a CDS encoding T. brucei spp.-specific protein, which yields MAHVAIRRQREEEQRAREQAQAVEKRMRLAANFETRSEKVYEQKDLMRRLDLVRAKHDDALVARRQRLAAMLLREKEEHEAMLNNLTETDEQRRDRLIRKARELRAQQQHHLRVDAQKRHERLFREKIDCLRLAESRLRVMQVANARFEQLALAERRKEEQQREEEFFAQQRVEENRLANERAQKDLEEDYIRKQAVVKALAAQVEGNKMRAEQHQLEVKKENEAFCRAVEEERAAEAQKKMEARIARAALAKEMSEFNEQLRTARRQEYERLQKEDREVLDRMLAELAEQEQEEKRRKHELRANARLHLKEVERQMNQRKEDMENLDKLWEEENNKVWEKREAHWRADEEKRRKLLRNVLIVRRQQVLDKRQQEKEAVERAEVERQEFRNMIAGLADIDAMERAQRFAVAKENQKYLESQVQRRNAEKEEVRMAMKTALTAEQEKEKVHAERIKREIENLERAKPERYKDVPLLPRQRFPPI from the coding sequence atggctCACGTTGCAATCCGGCGACAGCGAGAGGAGGAGCAGCGCGCTCGTGAACAGGCCCAAGCTGTGGAGAAGCGTATGCGATTGGCTGCTAACTTTGAGACACGGAGTGAGAAGGTTTATGAACAAAAAGATTTAATGCGACGCCTCGATCTTGTGCGTGCCAAACACGATGATGCCCTCGTCGCCCGCCGTCAACGGCTTGCTGCAATGCTCCTacgagagaaggaagaacatGAGGCGATGTTAAATAATCTCACAGAGACGGATGAGCAGCGACGTGATCGGCTTATTCGGAAAGCGCGCGAACTGCGGGcccaacagcagcatcacCTTCGTGTGGATGCTCAGAAGCGGCATGAACGTCTCTTTCGTGAAAAGATTGATTGCCTTCGCCTTGCGGAGAGTCGTTTGAGGGTCATGCAAGTTGCTAATGCCCGCTTTGAACAACTTGCATTAGCAGAGAGACGCAAGGAGGAGCAGCAGCGGGAGGAGGAATTCTTTGCGCAACAACGGGTTGAGGAGAATCGGCTTGCGAATGAGCGAGCTCAGAAGGACTTAGAGGAGGATTACATACGAAAGCAGGCTGTTGTAAAGGCGCTAGCGGCACAAGTAGAGGGGAATAAAATGCGGGCGGAACAACACCAACTGGAGGTTAAGAAAGAGAATGAAGCCTTCTGTCGTGCTGTAGAGGAGGAGAGAGCGGCGGAGGCTCAGAAGAAGATGGAAGCCCGCATCGCCCGAGCAGCACTCGCAAAGGAGATGAGTGAATTCAACGAGCAGTTGCGCACTGCGCGGCGGCAGGAATATGAACGACTCCAAAAGGAAGACAGGGAAGTGCTTGACCGAATGCTGGCAGAATTGGCGGAGCAAGAGCAGGAGGAAAAACGGCGTAAACATGAGCTGCGTGCGAATGCCAGGTTGCATCTGAAGGAAGTTGAGAGGCAGATGAACCAGCGCAAGGAGGATATGGAAAACTTAGACAAACTGTGGGAGGAGGAGAACAACAAGGTGTGGGAAAAGCGCGAGGCCCACTGGCGTGCGGATGAGGAGAAACGGCGTAAACTCCTGCGTAATGTACTTATCGTACGCCGGCAGCAGGTTCTGGACAAACGGCAACAGGAGAAGGAGGCAGTAGAGAGAGCTGAAGTAGAGAGACAAGAGTTCCGTAATATGATTGCGGGGTTGGCTGATATTGATGCAATGGAGCGAGCGCAACGTTTTGCAGTGGCAAAGGAAAACCAAAAGTACCTCGAGTCTCAGGTGCAACGGCGCAATgcagagaaggaggaggtgcgAATGGCAATGAAGACAGCGCTGACTGCTGAgcaagagaaggagaaggtgcATGCAGAGAGAATCAAGAGGGAAATAGAGAACTTAGAGCGGGCAAAACCGGAGCGTTACAAGGACGTGCCGCTGTTGCCCCGGCAACGATTCCCACCAATCTAG
- a CDS encoding protoheme IX farnesyltransferase, putative, whose product MCWFTYSHPPTCTHDEVVRVKVFVWSLFLTIPHHNPSPFYSLFFLSRSWPMCVFMLCVIYKYICGSSPQRGHRVQPIEMMRRVLLRCPRPRRNSPLAFQSTSSPVTKCPLSPKLQRPLQTPTVVGESRGCPMIGTAPHLSCPIEKEQLGQSVQVRDVVTQLGKLKLSAFVTATALGGYVICGGTSPLVMVAVTVGTLLQCCSANTANQIIEVEYDRMMKRTCRRPLPMGLISRRSATILCAVELLSGSCILGSVSPAASALGAFNWLLYVAAYTPLKRVSAINTWVGSIVGGIPPLMGGIAATGTITGPAYLLGSLLLVWQIPHFMGLSFHCRRDYEAAGYKMLAFYNPWRASFYAVLLSVMMAFITLAGPALINMAAEGWYYPVVAAANAVMIYKALLFHSDPKRHCRGCFVFSYMYLSVVLAVLMLNHLEPVKRTTTLFQHFTAVAL is encoded by the coding sequence ATGTGTTGGTTTACATACAGCCACCCACCCACATGCACACACGATGAGGTGGTGCGTGTCAAGGTGTTTGTTTGGTCGTTGTTCCTTACCATTCCTCATCACAACCCTTCTCCTTTCTactcactttttttcctttctcgtTCCTGGCCCATGTGCGTTTTCATGCTCTGtgttatatataaatatatatgtggcaGCAGCCCTCAGAGGGGACACCGGGTTCAACCTATTGAAATGATGCGCCGCGTACTCCTCCGCTGCCCGCGTCCCCGGCGCAACAGTCCGTTAGCTTTCCAAAGCACCTCGAGCCCTGTTACAAAGTGTCCCTTATCACCTAAGCTGCAAAGGCCGCTTCAAACGCCAACGGTTGTGGGTGAATCACGCGGTTGCCCAATGATTGGGACGGCTCCACACCTCAGTTGCCCTATCGAGAAGGAGCAACTTGGCCAATCAGTACAAGTTAGAGATGTCGTAACACAGTTGGGCAAGCTGAAGCTTTCAGCCTTTGTGACGGCCACGGCATTGGGTGGTTACGTGATTTGTGGCGGTACCAGCCCGTTGGTAATGGTTGCGGTAACGGTCGGTACGCTTCTACAGTGCTGTTCTGCCAATACAGCCAATCAGATTATTGAGGTGGAATATGACAGGATGATGAAACGAACCTGCCGGCGGCCCCTTCCAATGGGGCTCATATCACGCAGAAGTGCTACCATTTTGTGTGCCGTGGAGTTACTCTCCGGCTCCTGTATTTTAGGTTCCGTCAGCCCAGCGGCCTCTGCGCTCGGGGCCTTCAACTGGCTGCTGTACGTGGCCGCGTACACCCCACTGAAGCGCGTGTCCGCCATCAATACGTGGGTGGGTTCCATCGTTGGCGGTATTCCGCCGCTAATGGGAGGAATTGCAGCCACCGGCACCATAACGGGCCCCGCTTATCTGCTGGGTTCGTTGCTGCTCGTCTGGCAAATACCACATTTTATGGGACTTAGTTTTCATTGCCGTCGTGACTACGAGGCTGCTGGGTACAAAATGCTGGCGTTTTATAACCCGTGGAGGGCTTCTTTCTACGCTGTATTGTTGTCTGTTATGATGGCTTTCATAACTCTTGCCGGCCCCGCACTTATCAACATGGCAGCTGAGGGTTGGTACTACCCGGTGGTGGCTGCTGCGAATGCCGTTATGATTTACAAGGCACTGTTATTTCACTCGGACCCAAAGCGGCACTGCAGgggttgttttgtgttttcctACATGTACCTCTCCGTCGTACTCGCCGTGCTGATGCTGAATCATTTGGAACCTGTGAAGCGGACGACGACCCTGTTTCAGCACTTCACTGCTGTTGCATTGTAG
- a CDS encoding T. brucei spp.-specific protein, with protein MMPVAGSSNCCGSVYRLSCGTGGLKHEEQMLRIGANSTVLTSSAATTLIVEDTHDDTCTCESPLIPMQFTQPVEVLDAILFSEAALREKRREEIRMEDEKLLKARRENILKQPPLVVRPPLLSPFCPNGLPPLEIKQEPLFMEKDTVVSSIREELQKQRREKAETEAALQEAELAALELKLLLQKVSI; from the coding sequence ATGATGCCCGTCGCGGGTAGCTCCAATTGCTGCGGCAGTGTTTACCGTTTGTCATGTGGTACTGGAGGATTAAAACATGAAGAGCAGATGCTTCGTATTGGTGCCAATTCAACTGTTCTTACAAGTTCTGCTGCAACAACACTTATTGTAGAAGATACGCATGATGACACATGCACATGTGAGTCTCCACTCATCCCGATGCAATTTACCCAACCTGTTGAGGTTTTAGATGCAATACTTTTCTCTGAAGCGGCGTTACGTGAAAAGCGTCGTGAGGAGATTAGAATGGAGGATGAGAAACTACTGAAGgcgagaagggaaaatatattaaaacaACCTCCACTGGTTGTTAGGCCGCCATTGTTGAGTCCCTTCTGTCCTAATGGACTTCCACCGCTCGAAATTAAACAAGAACCGCTTTTTATGGAGAAGGATACGGTGGTTTCATCCATACGTGAAGAACTTCAGAAGCAGCGGCGTGAGAAGGCAGAAACTGAAGCGGCGTTACAAGAGGCAGAACTCGCTGCATTAGAGCTCAAATTGCTGTTACAGAAGGTGAGCATCtga
- a CDS encoding vacuolar proton translocating ATPase subunit A,putative: MSSEAASGLWRSEDMTLLRLTMQRETAHDSVLKLGQLAAFQFIDLNSDVSAFQRDFVQEVRRCDGMERKLRYLHDEIEKAGLTCVSTEAIGRESLFALEHKIDEYEGELRELNGQYQSLLEESNRTQEHLEVLSREFGSGIRQSPGLNLLTGVIPKDRIATLERLVYRITRGNSVLHTDEITTPFSEGEKERMVQKCVFGVYFATPRLWESLKRISEVNGASLYPYAESTERLQYMRDTLNSQLETMKHTLQQSLLRQRHLLTSISHNVCQWRQTVAVEKSVFSTMNMLKFSGSTAVAKGWAPVRSLDRIRASLQEAEYLSGAQVLTIVEEISTKEKRPTCFFTNKFTVCFQSIVDSYGMARYKEVNPGVLTIVTFPYLFGIMYGDIGHGVMLTLFAAFLLIKEKDWEGRKLNEIFAMIFDGRYLLLLMGLFAIYVGFLYNDFFGFSVDTFRSGYQWPPLNGNTQEGDMQPSSPSGVTPARSVIFGIDSAWAETENKLEFYNSVKMKCSVIIGVVQMVAGVILSLMNHIYFGDRIQIWFRFVPEIVFLLCTFGYMCVLIIIKWCTNWDQRTSEAPSLLETMTNFFLQPGTVSVPLYKGQEFVQVLLLLIAFAMVPILLCAIPMHEKKEHERKMRLQALARRNEDERHEGSEDDYEEDEKFDFSEVVIHQVIHTIEYVLGCVSNTASYLRLWALSLAHSQLSEVFWSFTFLMALDMDKGSGIFVFFGLCVWMCATVAVLLGMESLSAFLHALRLHWVEFNNKFYAADGYPFTPFNIAEVLKELD, encoded by the coding sequence ATGTCAAGTGAAGCTGCTAGTGGCTTATGGCGCTCAGAGGACATGACACTGCTGCGGTTGACGATGCAGCGTGAGACGGCTCATGATTCAGTGCTGAAACTTGGGCAACTCGCCGCCTTTCAGTTCATCGACCTCAACAGTGACGTGAGCGCCTTCCAGCGAGATTTCGTGCAAGAGGTCCGGCGCTGTGATGGCATGGAGCGGAAGCTACGGTACCTTCATGATGAAATTGAGAAGGCAGGTCTTACATGCGTCTCTACGGAAGCCATTGGAAGAGAATCATTGTTCGCGTTGGAGCACAAAATTGATGAGTACGAGGGGGAACTTCGTGAGTTGAATGGGCAGTACCAGTCGCTGCTTGAGGAAAGTAATCGCACGCAGGAACATCTTGAGGTGCTTAGTCGCGAGTTTGGAAGTGGTATTAGGCAAAGCCCAGGGCTCAATCTTCTCACGGGTGTTATTCCAAAGGACCGTATCGCTACATTGGAGCGCTTGGTGTACCGCATTACCCGCGGGAACTCTGTGTTGCACACCGATGAGATCACAACTCCCTTTtctgagggagaaaaggaacgGATGGTTCAGAAAtgtgtgtttggtgtttACTTCGCTACCCCACGGTTGTGGGAGAGTTTAAAGCGAATCAGCGAGGTGAATGGAGCTTCACTCTATCCATATGCTGAGAGTACCGAGCGATTGCAGTACATGCGTGATACTCTCAACTCACAGCTAGAAACGATGAAGCATACGTTGCAGCAGTCTTTGCTGCGCCAACGGCATCTACTTACTTCCATATCACACAACGTGTGCCAGTGGAGGCAGACGGTTGCTGTGGAGAAGTCAGTCTTCTCCACGATGAACATGTTAAAATTCAGTGGATCCACAGCGGTTGCTAAAGGTTGGGCCCCTGTGCGCTCCCTTGACCGGATACGCGCATCCCTGCAGGAGGCGGAGTACCTGAGCGGCGCCCAGGTGCTAACTATTGTTGAGGAAAtttcaacaaaagaaaaacgtcCAACGTGCTTCTTCACCAACAAGTTCACAGTATGCTTCCAAAGTATTGTTGACAGCTACGGTATGGCCCGTTACAAAGAGGTCAACCCAGGCGTGCTCACCATTGTGACTTTTCCCTATCTTTTCGGTATCATGTACGGTGACATTGGGCATGGAGTTATGCTCACCCTCTTCGCTGCGTTCCTGCTTATCAAGGAGAAGGActgggaagggaggaaacttAACGAAATATTTGCCATGATATTTGATGGTAGATATTTACTGCTGCTCATGGGGTTATTCGCTATTTATGTTGGGTTTTTATACAACGACTTCTTCGGCTTCTCGGTAGACACGTTTCGCTCCGGTTATCAGTGGCCACCACTGAATGGTAACACACAAGAGGGCGATATGCAACCTTCGTCCCCGAGCGGGGTCACGCCAGCGAGAAGTGTTATCTTTGGCATTGACTCAGCGTGGGCAGAGACGGAAAACAAGCTAGAGTTCTACAACTCTGTAAAGATGAAGTGCTCTGTCATCATCGGTGTTGTCCAGATGGTTGCCGGTGTAATTCTGTCTCTGATGAACCACATTTACTTTGGGGACAGGATTCAAATTTGGTTCCGCTTCGTTCCTGAAATCGTCTTCCTTCTGTGCACCTTTGGCTACATGTGCGTTCTCATAATCATCAAGTGGTGCACGAATTGGGACCAACGTACTAGTGAAGCGCCATCACTGCTTGAAACAATGACAAACTTTTTTCTCCAGCCAGGAACGGTGAGTGTACCGCTGTATAAAGGTCAGGAGTTTGTCCAAGTATTGCTTCTTCTAATTGCCTTTGCAATGGTGCCGATTCTTCTCTGTGCCATACCAATGCatgaaaagaaggagcaCGAGCGTAAAATGCGGCTGCAGGCACTGGCCCGTAGGAATGAGGATGAACGCCATGAAGGCAGTGAGGATGACTACGAGGAAGATGAGAAATTTGACTTTAGTGAAGTTGTTATCCATCAGGTTATTCACACTATTGAGTATGTACTTGGTTGTGTGTCTAACACCGCGTCGTACCTTCGTCTGTGGGCCCTCTCGCTTGCCCACTCGCAGCTTTCTGAGGTCTTCTGGAGCTTTACATTTCTTATGGCGTTGGATATGGACAAAGGCTCGGGCATTTTCGTCTTCTTCGGCCTTTGCGTGTGGATGTGCGCGACGGTGGCCGTCCTTCTCGGCATGGAGTCTCTTTCCGCCTTTCTGCACGCCCTCCGTTTGCACTGGGTAGAGTTCAACAATAAATTCTACGCTGCTGATGGGTATCCGTTCACCCCATTCAACATTGCTGAAGTGCTGAAGGAATTGGACTAA